In the Sarcophilus harrisii chromosome 1, mSarHar1.11, whole genome shotgun sequence genome, one interval contains:
- the LOC116420799 gene encoding growth/differentiation factor 15-like: MLGLSLPPRELRLLSLLPLLLPPPSGAAEPGDRERSEQLEAVRSAILSRLGLSAPPDVRPQLLSSAEVRRLQRRYEEALTQLRTNQSLEATGSGRSSRSPRVPKVRILMPKLELSRDAPHERFHLLLHRKALTAGTPEEPRVLRAQLRLFLQPPSPLTPTEWAPSPLDAAPQTLTLDLTRPLQRWLRRRPAPASLLRLPLALPPNVTRELLRQPPGPRASLRVELQELPRGAPRRARALEPDKACGEGGGRRCCVRSQRVSFKEIGWDSWVLAPREFEMRFCEGSCPQGYRPASMHAQLKARLHRLSPALTGPPCCVPSAYESMVLMHYGSDGQIAFTPYEDLLPTGCHCA; the protein is encoded by the exons ATGCTCGGGCTCTCTCTGCCTCCCAGGGAGCTGCGGCTGCTGTCGCTGCTCCCGCTGCTGCTGCCGCCTCCGTCCGGGGCAGCTGAGCCGGGGGACCGGGAGCGCAGCGAGCAGCTAGAAGCCGTCCGCAGCGCCATCCTGAGCCGGCTCGGGCTGTCCGCGCCCCCGGACGTGCGCCCGCAGCTTCTCAGCTCCGCGGAGGTCCGGAGGCTGCAGCGCCGATATGAGGAGGCACTGACCCAGCTGCGGACCAACCAGAGCCTGGAGGCTACAGGCTCGGGCCGGAGTTCGCGTTCCCCTAGAGTCCCCAAGGTCCGGATCCTGATGCCTAAAT TGGAGCTCAGCCGGGACGCCCCCCACGAGCGCTTCCACCTGCTCCTCCACCGCAAGGCTCTGACTGCGGGGACCCCGGAGGAGCCGCGGGTCCTGCGCGCCCAGCTGCGGCTGTTTCTGCAGCCACCATCCCCGCTGACCCCGACTGAGTGGGCCCCGTCGCCGCTAGATGCTGCGCCCCAGACCCTGACGCTCGACCTGACGCGGCCGCTGCAGCGCTGGCTCCGGCGCCGTCCGGCTCCGGCGTCCCTGCTGCGGCTGCCGCTGGCTTTGCCTCCCAACGTGACCCGGGAGCTGCTCCGCCAGCCCCCGGGCCCGCGCGCCAGCCTGCGCGTGGAGCTCCAAGAGCTTCCCCGAGGGGCGCCCCGGCGGGCGCGAGCGCTGGAGCCCGACAAAGCCTGCGGAGAGGGAGGCGGGAGACGCTGCTGCGTCCGCTCGCAGCGCGTGTCTTTCAAAGAGATCGGCTGGGACAGCTGGGTGCTGGCGCCCCGCGAATTCGAGATGCGCTTCTGCGAGGGCTCGTGTCCGCAGGGCTACCGGCCGGCCAGCATGCACGCGCAGCTCAAGGCGCGCCTGCACCGCCTTTCCCCCGCCCTGACGGGCCCGCCCTGCTGCGTCCCCTCTGCCTACGAGTCCATGGTGCTCATGCACTACGGCAGTGACGGGCAGATAGCCTTCACGCCCTACGAAGACCTGCTCCCCACGGGCTGCCACTGCGCCTGA